The Streptomyces laurentii region ATGCCGATCATCGGCTGGTAGCTGACAACATGCTCCACGGGGCCGGGACGCCACCCCGTTTCTTCCTCGGTCTCGCGGGCCGCCGTGACGGCCGCGTCCTCGCCCGCGTCCACGATTCCGCCAGGTAGCTCCCAACCCCACTGCTGTGGCACGAAGCGATACCGCCACAGCATGAGAACGCGGTCCTGGTCGTCGATCACGGCGGTGACCGCCACGCGGAAGAGCCGGACCACGTGGTGCTCGAAGCGCTCGACGCCGGGCGGCTCGACGTCGACCAGGTCCACGTCCACCCACTGGTTCTCGTAGACGTGGCGAGAGCCGTGGATCTTCCACGGCTCCATCTCCGCCGGCGTCGGGACGCTCTCGCTGCCGAGGACGCGGTAGGAGCTGCGGTCGTGAGCCTTGATGAAGTGCTCGTTCGACAGACGGGCGAGTACCTGGCGCAGTGCGGTGCGGCCGATCTCCAGCTCGGCGCTCAGCGCGCGCTCGGACGGCAGCTTGTCGCCGGGACCGTAGCGCCCGGACTCGATCCACGAACGGATCGTCTCGTAGACCCTCTGCGTCTTGGGTCCCATCCTCGGCGCACGCTCCCGGATCGTCGGCTGGTGGCACCCAGCGTATCCGGGGAGCAGAAAGGATGACTCGGCCACGTGAACCTCTCTTCCGAAGATCGCTCGGCCCTCCTGCCTGGGTTGCGAGCGGACAGCGGTTGGGGGCCCCGGGAGGGGCCGCTTAGGGGGTTTGTGGGCCATGTGTGGGCCAGGATCGCGACGCAGCATCCCGGTGGCAAGGAACATGCAGTTCAGGGTGGGTACGACTGCTGTGCGCCGATCGGTCTTGAAAACCGTCGAGGCAGCGATGTCTCCGTGGGTTCAAATCCCACACCCACCGCCAGAGAAGGGGTGTCCCGGTCCGGGGCACCCCTTCGTCGTGCCGTGGGGCGCGGCGGGCGGACGCGGGCCGAACGGGCGCCGCACCCGGACCAGGGCCCCCGCCTCGTACGGAAGGCCCTGGCCGATGTCCCGACAGCGGCTGTGCCGCGTGCTCGTGGGCGCGGGTCAGCTCCGCGCGGCCGGTTTCCAGTCCTCCACGAGCAGCCCGAGCAGGACCTCGTCGAGGAACTCGCCCATCACCCAGGCCGAGGAGCGCAGCACGCCCTCGCGGACGAAGCCGTTGCTCTCGGCGGAGCGCAGCATGGCGGTGTTGTCGGCCAGCGTCTCGATCTGGAGCCGGTGGAGGCTGCGGACGACGAAGCCGTAGTGGCAGAGCGCCGCGACGACGTCGGTGCCGTAGCCCTTGCCGCGGGCGGACGGCAGCAGGCCGAGGCCGATGTGGGCGCAGCGGTTGTGCGGGTCGATGCCCCACAGCGCCGCGGTGCCGACCAGGGTGCCGCCGTCCAGCTCGACCACGGAGAACGGCACGACCCGCTCGTTCTGCTCGTCCATCACGAGCCGCGGGTCCTTGGAGCCCGGCGAGATCGGCCGCCACGGTCCGCCCTCGGCCCGGGAGGAGTTGACCACGTCGTCGTAGAGCTCGGCCCGCAGGACCGGGATGTCTTCCTCGTGCCGGGCTCGGAGCCCGACCTTGCCGCCTCGAAGCATGTGAGCTTCCTATCCGGCGGGAGCGGCGGGCGGCAAACCAATAAGCGATCACCGGGAGAAGGCCGAGTGAGGAGGTTTATCGACATGTCTTCACACCTGAGAGGGAATCGGGGGCTCTGGTGCGATTGGTCAGGGATGGGCGGGGGCAGCTCTGGTCTCGCGACGCCGAACACCACGGTCCGGAAGGCCGGGGTGGTCGGCCAACCGCCTTGGAAAGCAAGCACTGTTCACAGCCCCAGCCGCCTTTTCTGATTCGTTTCAGATCCGTTCCGGATCGACAGCCCAGTTCCCGGAGGAATCACCTATGGCCAGCATCCGTACCGCCCGCGTCCTCGCCGCCGCGGCCGCTCTGCCCCTTGCCGTCGCGCTCTTCGGCGGGGTGGCCCAGGGCGACGACGGCGGGTTCGCGAACGACGGATCGGACGCCAGTGCCGCCTCGGTCGCCGGCAGCGGGGTCGGCGGCGACAACAACGGCAACGCGACCACCACCCAGCAGGTGGCGACCGGTGGCGGTGCCTCCAACGAGAACAGCACGGCGAACGTGAACGGCTCCGCCTTCACGCCGATCGACCAGTCGGACCGGGTGGTCAACTTCTTCTATCCCTCCTGACGACCGGTCCGAGGGGGCGGCGCGTGAGGTGAACGCGGGCCCGTGCGACGGCACTTCGGTGCCGACGCGCGGGCCGCTCGCTTCCGGGCGGGGAGTTCGTTTTCCGCCTCGGTGTCCGTGTGCCCGGCCTTGACAGCCCTCCGTTATCTGACGGACAGTCAGAAAGCTGAGTGGGCAGTCCTGCCGAGACACGAGAGGGCCACGCCGTGCACCTCGCCCCGACCGAACGCCAGCTGCGGCTGCGCGCCGAGCTCCGCGCGTACTTCCGCGACGCGATGCCCGACGGCCCGCCGCCGCCCACCGACTCCGCCGCGCAGCGCGCGCTGCTGCGCCGCATCGGCGACGACGGGATGCTGGGGATCGGCTGGCCGCGGGAGTACGGGGGCCAAGGGCGCGGCCCCGACGAGCAGTTCGTGTTCTTCGACGAGGCCTACCGGGCCGGTGCGCCGGTCTCCATGGTCACCCTCAACACGGTCGGACCGACCCTGATGCGGTACGGCACCGACGAGCAGAAGGCGTACTTCCTCCCCCGCATCCTGAGCGGCGAGCTCGTCTTCGCCATCGGCTACAGCGAACCCGAGGCCGGCACCGACCTGGCCGCCCTGCGGACCCGGGCCACCCGGGACGGCAAGGGCGACAACGGCAAGGGCGACAACGGCAAGGGAGGCGGCGGCGAGGGAGGCTGGCGCATAGACGGGCAGAAGGTCTTCACCTCCAACGCCCAGAACGCCGACTGGATCTGGCTCGCCTGCCGCACCGGCACCACCGAGGACCGCCACCGCGGCATCTCGATCCTCCTCGTGCCCACCTCCGCGCCCGGCTTCTCCTGGACCCCGATCGAGACCGTCGGCGGCCTGACCACCACCGCCACCTACTACGACGCCGTCCGCGTCCCGGCCGGCCACCTCGTCGGCCGGGAGAACGGCGGCTGGGGCCTCATCACCAACCAGCTCAACCACGAACGCGTCGCCCTCGCCGCCATCGGCATGCAGGCCGAGGACTTCTACCAGGCCGCGCTCGACCAGGCCCGGCGGCCGTCCGGCGCGCCCGGGCGGCGTCGGCGGATCGACGAGCCGTGGATACGGATCCGGGCCGCCGAGGCGCACGCCCGGCTCGCCGCCACCCGCCTGCTCAACTGGCGGCTGGTCGGCGACGTCGGCGCGGGCCGGCTCGCGCCCGGGGACGCGAGCGGCGTGAAGTTCGCGGGGACGGAGTCGGCGGTCGAGGTCTACCGGCTGTGCCAGGAGATCGCGGGCCCGGCCGGGCTGGTCCGCACCGGCTCGCCCGGCGCGATCGACGGCGGCGAGCTGGAGCGGATGAACCGCGCCGCCCAGATCAACACCTTCGGCGGCGGCGTGAGCGAGGTGCAGCGCGAGATCGTCGCGACGATGCGGCTCGGCATGAAGAGGAGGGGGCGCCGGTGAACCCGACACCCGCGGACAGCTCCGGCGGTGACAGCGCCGCGCGCGTCCAGGAACTGCCGTACGAACGGCTCGCGGCGTACGAGGGGCAGACCGTCTCCCTCGCCCGCGCCGGCAAGGACCCCGTCAACGAGCCGATGATCCGCCACTGGTGCGAGGCCATGGGCGACACCCACCCCGCCTACCGCGGGCCCGACGCCGTCGCGCCGCCGACCATGCTCCAGGCCTGGACGATGGGCGGTCTGTCCGGTTACCCGGACCAGTCCGGCGCGTACGAGGAACTGTCCGCCCTCCTCGACGCGGCCGGCTACACCTCGATCGTCGCCACCGACTGCGAGCAGGAGTACCTGCGGCCGCTGCGGCCCGGCGACACGGTCACCTGCGACTCCGTCATCGAGTCCGTCTCGCCGCGCAAGACCACCAAGCTGGGGACGGGGCACTTCATCACCACTCGCATGGACGTGCGCGCCGGGGGCGTACTCGCCGGAACCCACCGCTTCCGCGTGCTCAAGTACGCCCCCGCGCCCCGCTCTACGCCCCGTGCCGCACCCCGCCTCGCGCCCTCCGAGGAGAAGCCGAGACCCCGCCGCCCCCGCCCCGTCGTCAACCGCGACAACGCCGGCTTCTGGGACGGGGTGGCCGGGCACCGCCTCCTCATCCAGCGCTGCACCACCTGCGCGACGCTCCGTTTCCCCTGGCTGCCCGGCTGCAACGGCTGCGGCTCGCGCGGCTGGGACACCGTGGAGGCGAGCGGCGAGGGCACGGTCTACTCGTACGTCGTCATGCACCACCCGCCGTTCCCGGCCTTCGACCCGCCCTACGCGGTCGTGCTCGTCGAACTCGCCGAGGGCGTACGGGTGATCAGCAACATCGTGGGCGTCCCGTACGACAAGGTGCGCATCGGCATGCCCGTCCGGCTGGAGTTCCAGCGGGTGGACGAGGATCTCGAACTCCCCTTGTTCCGCGCCCTGGTGGCGGGGGAGAGCGGCGGCGCGGACGGAGGGCAGGGCTGACATGGACTTCGACCCCACCGAGGAGCAGGCGGCGGCCCGCGGGCTCGCCGCGCGGATCTTCGGCGACCTCGCCACCCACGAACGGCTCGCCGCGGCCGGTACGGGCAGCGATCCCGAGCTGTGGAAGAGCCTGTGCGCGGCGGGCCTGCCCGAGGCCGTCGAGGAGACGGGGCTGCTCGGCCTCGTCCTGCTCGCCGAGGAGCAGGGGCGTACGACGGCGCAGGTGCCGTTCACCGCGAGCGCCGTCTACGGGCTGCTGACCGTCGCCCGGCACGGGACGCGCGAGCAGCGGGCCCGGCTGCTGCCCGGGCTGCGGGCGGGGACGACGGTGGTGGCCGGCGCCTTCCCGGCGTACGACGGCCCGGGAGACGTCCGTACGGAGCCGGGGGGCCGGCTCCGCGGCACCGTCCCGTGGGTGCCCTGGCTACGGGACGCCAGCCACGTCCTCGTCCCCGACGAGACCCGGGCGCTGTGGCTCGTCGCCGCGGAGGACTGCGGGGTGGAGCCGGTCGAGCTGACCGCGCCCTGGTCGGCCGGGCGGCTCGTGCTCGACGGGGCGCGCGGGGAGCGGGTGGGCGTGCCCGGGGCGTACGCGGGGGTGCTGGGCGCCGCCCGGATCGCGTTCGCGGGGCTGCAAGCGGGCGTGTGCGCCGGTGCGCTGGCCCGCGCGGTCGCGTACACCTCGGTGCGCGAGCAGTTCGGGCGCCCGCTCTCCTCCCACCAGGCCGTCCAACTCCGCGCCGCGGACGCCCACATGGACACCGAGGCCATCCGGGTCACGGCCTACGAGGCGGCCTGGCGGTACGACGAGGGCCTGCCGTGCGCCGAGGAGGCGCTGACGGCCGCCTGGTGGGCCGCCGAGGCCGGCACCCGGGTGGTGCACGCCGGACAGCATCTGCACGGCGGGCTGGGCGCGGATCTCGAACACCCCGTCCACCGGCACTTCCTCTGGGGGCGACAGCTCGGTGTGTACCTCGGCTGCGGCACCGAACTCCTCGCCGAACTCGGCGATCTCCTCGCGAAGGGAACGCCCGCATGACGACAGGCCCCGCCCCGGCGCAGGCCCCGGCGCAGTCCCAGGCCCCGGCCGTACGGGTACGGGTGCGGCCCGGCGACGTCCTCGACCCGCTCGTCGTCCCCGTCACCCGCACCCTGATCGTCGCCGGGGCGATCGCCGCCCGCGACTACCAGGACGTGCACCACGACGCCGAGCGCGCCCGGGAGAAGGGCTCCCCGGACATCTTCATGAACATCCTCACCACCAACGGTCTCGTCGGCCGCTACATCACCGACCGGTTCGGCCCGCGCGCCGTCCTGCGCGCCGTCTCCATCCGGCTCGGCGCCCCCAACTACCCCGGGGACACGATGACGTTGACCGGCACGGTGACGGAGGTCGACGGCGCGACGGTACGGGTCCGGGTGGTCGGCGCCAACGGGCTCGGCCACCACGTGACGGGGACGGTGACCGTGGACGTCCCCGGGGACGGGCCCACCGGCGCACCCGGCGACGGGCCCACCGGCGCACCCGGCGACGGGCCGGCCGACGTACCCGACGGCGCTCCGCGGGAGGCGTCCCGGTGAGCCCGCTGACCGCCCGCGCGGACGGGCTCGGCGGGCGCGCCGCCATCGCCGGCATCGGCGCCACCGAGTTCTCCAAGGACTCCGGCCGCAGCGAGCTGACCCTGGCCGTGGAGGCCGTGCACGCGGCGCTCGACGACGCCGGGCTCGTCCCCGGCGACGTCGACGGCCTGGTCACCTTCACCATGGACACCAGCCCGGAGATCACCGTCGCCCAGGCGGCCGGCATCGGCGAACTGTCCTTCTTCTCCCGGGTCCACTACGGCGGCGGCGCCGCGTGCGCGACCGTCCAGCAGGCGGCCCTCGCCGTCGCCGCCGGGGTCGCCGAAGTCGTCGTCTGCTACCGGGCGTTCAACGAACGCTCCGGCCGCCGCTTCGGCTCCGGCGTGCAGCACCGCGAGCCGTCGGCGGAGGGCGCGGCGCTCGGCTGGCCGCTGCCGTTCGGTCTGCTCACCCCGGCTTCCTGGGTCGCCATGACCGCCCAGCGCTACCTCCACACGTACGGGCTCTCGCCGGACGCCTTCGGCCACGTCGCGGTCACCGACCGCCGCCACGCGGCCACCAACCCCGCCGCGTACTTCTTCGGCCGGCCGATCACCCTCGCGGACCACGCCGCCTCCCGCTGGATCGCCGAGCCGCTGCGGCTGCTCGACTGCTGCCAGGAGACCGACGGCGGCCAGGCCCTCGTCGTCACCTCCACCGAACGCGCCCGCGACCTGCGCCGCCCGCCCGCCGTGGTCGTGTCCGCCGCCCAGGGCGCGGCGCGCGGCCAGGAGGCGATGACCGGCTTCTACCGGGACGCGCTGACCGGGCTGCCCGAGATGGGGGTGGTGGCCCGGCGGCTGTGGCGGACCTCGGGGCTGGCGCCCGGCGACATCGACGTCGCGATCCTCTACGACCACTTCACCCCGTACGTGCTGATGCAGCTGGAGGAGTTCGGCTTCTGCGGGCCGGGCGAGGGCGCCGGCTTCGTCGCGGCGGACGCGCTGCCCCTGAACACCCACGGGGGTCAGCTGGGGGAGGCGTACCTCCACGGTATGAACGGCATCGCGGAGGCCGTCCGGCAGCTGCGCGGCACCTCCGTGAACCAGGTCCCGGACGCGGACCGCGCCCTCGTCACGGCGGGCACCGGGGTCCCGACGTCCGGGCTGATCCTGGGCACGGACACCTGAGGGAACGGGTCCGACGGCCCCCGAGGCGGCCGCCTCCGGCCCTGAGACGGCCCGGAGACGACCCTGAGGTGCCCCGGCGCGGCCCCCTGGGATCCGGCCGCCGGCCCCCGTACCGGACCCGCCCCGACCCGTACCGGCTCCGTACGCCCCTGACCCGTCTCCGGGTCCGACCCTGACCCGCCACCCCACCGGCTCCACCCTCAGGAGGTGTGGCGGTCCCCACCCCTACAACCTGAGAGGGACTACGGGTCGGGACCTGGGACCGATCCCCGCCACAGCCCCCCGCTCTTAACGTGGAGTCATGACTCCGCCACCCTCCGGCCCTGTCTGTGCCGGTGCCTCGTCGCTCGCCGGCCGCCGCGCCGGCCGCTCCGGCACGCTGTCCGTCGTGCCCGACCTGCCCGCCGCCGCCGGCGCCGCTGTCAGCGGCGTCACGGGCGTCACGGGCGTCACCCGCGTCCCGCGTCAGGGGCCGGCCCGCCCGGCCGCGTACCCGTCCTTCTCCTCGTACGTACGCGCCCGGGGCCCCGTCCTCCTGCGCACCGCGCGCTCGCTGACCGCGAACCCGTCGGACGCCGAGGACCTGCTCCAGACGGCGCTGGCCAAGACCTTCGTGGCCTGGGAGCGCATCGAGGACCACCGCGCCCTGGACGGCTACGTCCGGCGCGCGCTGCTCAACACCCGTACCTCGCAGTGGCGCAAGCGCCGGGTCGACGAGTACGCGTGCGACGAGCTGCCGGAGCCCCCCGGCTCCCGCGAGCCGGACCCGGCGGAGCGGCAGGTGCTGCACGACGCGATGTGGCGCGCGGTGATGAAGCTCCCCGAGCGGCAGCGGGCGATGGTCGTCCTCAGGTACTACGAGGATCTGAGCGAGGCGCAGACCGCCGAGGTGCTCGGCGTCTCGGTCGGCACCGTCAAGAGCGCGGTCTCGCGGGCGCTCGGCAAGCTCCGCGACGACCCGGAGCTGTCCCCGGCGGCGTGACCCGCCGGCCCGGCGCTCGGCATCCGGGGCCGGGTCCTGACCCGGAACCCGGCCCAGAGCTCGAACCGAAGCCCTGAGCCGAAGCCCTGAGCCGAAGCCCTGAAACGGGGCCCGGAAGCCTAGTCCGTCACCTCGTCTTCCGCCACTTTCGGCGTAGGGGCAGGTCATCCCGACAAGCGTTACCCTCAGTTACGCCAGTGATCACTGGCGAATTGGATGCTCCCAGGTAGTGACATACCGCGTGGTACGTCGCAGAATCAGCACACCCCCACCTTCACTACCGCCGCGTAGCATTCTCGGGAGGAATCCCCGTGTACAGCACCATGCAGGACGTGCCGCTCACCGTCAGCAGGATCCTCGAGCACGGCCGACGGGTTCATGCCACGTCGACCGTGACCACCTGGACCGGCGAGCCGGAGCCGCAGCGCCGTACCTTCGCCGAGATCGGCGACCGCGCCGCTCAGCTCGCCCACGCGCTGCATGACGAGTTGGGGGCCGAGCCCGGAAGCGCTCTGGCGACCCTGATGTGGAACAACGCCGAGCACGTCGAGGCGTACTTCGCGATCCCCGCCATGGGATCGGTCGTCCACACCCTCAACCTGCGGCTGCCCGCCGAGCAGCTGACCTGGATCGTCAACCACGCCGCCGACCGGGTCGTCCTCGTCAACGGCTCGCTGCTGCCGCTCCTCGCGCCGCTCCTGCCGCACCTGCCGACGGTTGAGCACGTCGTCGTCACCGGCCCCGGCGACCGTTCCCTCCTCGACGGCGCGACGGCGCGCGTCTGGGACTACGAGGAGCTCATCGCCGGCCGCCCCACCCGCTACGACTGGCCCGAGCTCGACGAGCGCGGCGCCGCCGCCATGTGCTACACCTCCGGCACCACCGGCGATCCCAAGGGCGTCGTCTACTCCCACCGCTCCATCTACCTGCACTCCATGCAGGTCAACATGACGGAGTCGATGGGCCTGAACGACAAGGACACCTCGCTCGTGGTCGTCCCCCAGTTCCACGTGCTCTCCTGGGGGCTGCCGCACGCCGCCTTCATGACCGGCATCAACATGCTGATGCCGGACCGGTTCCTCCAGCCGGCGCCGCTCGCCGACATGATCGAGAAGGTGCGGCCGACCCACGCCGCCGCCGTCCCCACCATCTGGCAGGGCCTGCTCGCCGAGGTCCTGGCCCGCCCCCGTGACCTGACCTCGATGGCCCGGGTCACCATCGGCGGCGCCGCCTGTCCGCCCTCCCTCATGGAGGCGTACGACAAGCTGGGCGTCCGGCTCATCCACGCCTGGGGCATGACCGAGACCTCCCCGCTCGGCACCGTGGCCCACCCGCCGGCCGGTCTCACCGCCGAGGAGGAGTGGCCGTACCGCGTCACGCAGGGCCGGTTCCCGGCAAGCGTCGAGGGCCGGCTTGTCGGCCCCGGCGGCGAGATCCTGCCCTGGGACGGCGAGTCGGCGGGCGAGCTGGAGGTGCGCGGCAACTGGATCGCGGCCGCGTACTACGGCGGCGTCGACGGTGAACCCTTCCGGCCGGACGACAAGTTCAGCGCGGACGGCTGGCTGAAGACCGGCGACGTCGGCATCATCAGCCCCGACGGCTTCCTCACCCTCACCGACCGGGTGAAGGACGTCATCAAGTCCGGCGGCGAGTGGATCTCCAGCATCGACCTGGAGAACGCCCTGATGGCCCACCCGGCCGTCGCCGAGGCCGCCGTCGTCGCCGTCCCGGACGAGAAGTGGGGCGAGCGGCCGCTCGCCACCGTCGTCCTCAAGGAGGGCGCGAGCGCGGACTACACGGAGCTGCGGGCGTTCCTCCTCGCCGAGGGCGGCATCGCGAAGTGGCAGCTTCCCGAGCGCTGGGCCATCGTGCCGACCGTCCCGAAGACGACCGTCGGGAAGTTCGACAAGAAGGTGATCCGCAAGCAGTACGCGGACGGCGACCTGGACGTCACCCAGCTGTAGGAGTTCTCCCGTCGATCGGCACCGACCGGCCCTCCCTCAGGGTCAGTTGGTGCCGATCTTCGCGAGCAGGTCGACGATCCGGGCCTGCACCTCGGTACTGGTCGACCGCTCGGCGAGGAACAGGACCGTCTCGCCCGAGGCGAGCCTCGCGAGCTCCGACTCCTCCACCCCGGCCGACGTGTAGACGACCAGCGGGGTGCGGTTCAACTGCCCGTTCGCGCGCAGCCAGTCGATGATTCCGGCCCGGCGGCGGCGCACCTGCATCAGGTCCATCACCACCAGGTTCGGCCGCAGGTCCTGGGCCAGCGCGACCGCCTCGGTGTCGGCCGCGGCCCGTGCGACCTGCATCCCGCGCCGCTCCAGCGTCGCCGCCAGCGCCCGCGCGATGTCCTCGTTCTCCTCGATGAGCAGCACCCGCGACGGGTGCTGCTCGCTGTCCCGGGGCGCCAGCGCCTTCAGCAGGACGGCCGGATCGGCGCCGTACGCCGCCTCCCGCGTGGCCTGCCCGAGCCCGGCCGCGAGCAGCACGGGCACCTCGGCGGCGACCGCGGCCTGCCGCAGCGACTGGAGCGCGGTGCGGGTGATGGGCCCGGTCAGCGGGTCGACGAAGAGCGCGGCCGGGAAGGCGGCGATCTGCGCGTCGACCTCCTCGCGGGAGTGCACGATCACGGGACGGTAGCCGCGGTCGCTCAGCGCCTGCTGGGTGGCCACGTCCGGCGCGGGCCAGACGAGCAGCCGGCGCGGGTTGTCCAGCGGCTCCGGGGGGAGTTCGTCGTCGACGGGCTGCGGCAGCGGCTGGTTCGCCACCTCCACGGCACCGCCCGGGCCGTCCAGCGGCTCCGGACCCTCCGCCGAGCCCTCGGCGGGCGCCTCTATGGCATAGGCGCGGCCTTCGGGGGACGGGGGCGTGCCCAGCTTCGACACGGGCATCGGCGCGGCCGCCGGGGCGGCGGCGGTGGCACCGACGGCCGCCGGTACGGGCTGGGGCATCGGGGCGCCCGCCGGCGCGGGCACCGGCAGGGGCTGGGCCTGCGTCTGGGCCTGCGCTTGCGGCGGGGATGTCGGCTGCGGCTGGGACGGCGGGAGCGCGGCGGCGGCCGGACGGTTCTCCTCGGCCGGGTTGCCGAGCTTGCGGCGACGGCCGGAGGCGGCGGGAGCCGCGGCGGCGGGTGCGGTCGCCGCGGCGACCGGGACGCCCTGCCCGAGGGTCCGCACGCTGATGGCCCGGCCCTGTGACGCGTCGTGGGGCACCGGGACCTCGGGCGGCAGCGGTACGGAGCCGGTGCCGGTCGCGGTCGCCGCGCCCACGTTGGTGCTGAGCGGGGCGGGCAGCGGGTGCGGCTGCGGCGGCGTGTGCGCGTCCTCCGGCAGCGCCCGTACGGCTTCGTGCCCGGTCTCGTGCTCCGCCCCGCGGTCGGCGTCGGCCGGCCCCAGCGCGAACGGGGTCCGCGGTCCCGCCTCGGCGGCCGCGGCCCGCTCCTGCGCGGCGGCGAGAGCCCGGCGGCGCCGCCCGGTCGGTTGCTGTCCCTGCTGTCCCTGCTGTCCCTGCTGCGGGGCCTCGGGCGACGCGACGGCGGGCAGGGCGGGCAGCGCGGGCAGGGCGGAGGGCGCGGGGGCCTGCGCGGGTACGGGAGCCAGGGCCGGGGTCAGAGCGGGCGCGGCGGCACCGGCCGGAACACCCTGCGGCGGTACGGCGCCGAGCGCGGGCCGCGCCGGCACGGCCTCGGCGGCGGGTACGACCGCGCTCTCGGCGGGGCGGCCCCGGCGGCGGCCGGTCCCGCCCTGCTCGCCGTTGCCCCCGCTCGTCACGGCACCCGTGTTCGTACCTGTACCCGTGCCCGTGCCCGTGCCCGTACCGGGACCGGCGCCCGCGGGCCCGGCCTGGGCGGGGATCAGCTCGCTGGGCGTACCGGCGGGCGGGGTGTCGTCGTGCCGGCCCCGGCGGCGGCCGGTCGGCCGGGGCACCGGGGCGGCGGCGTCCTCGGTGGCCAGCGGGCTCTCCAGGAACGCGTCCGTGGACGCCCGGCGGGCCCGTCGCCGGCCGCTTCCCGCGGCGGCGTCGGCCTGCGCGGGCAGCGCGATGGCCTCGGCGGGCTTCTCCGCCTCG contains the following coding sequences:
- a CDS encoding two-component system sensor kinase/response regulator, bifunctional protein (FOG: CheY-like receiver [Signal transduction mechanisms]; COG0784;~Signal receiver domain; originally thought to be unique to bacteria (CheY, OmpR, NtrC, and PhoB), now recently identified in eukaroytes ETR1 Arabidopsis thaliana; this domain receives the signal from the sensor partner in a two-component systems; cd00156;~identified by MetaGeneAnnotator; putative;~intermolecular recognition site;~phosphorylation site [posttranslational modification];~two-component system sensor kinase/response regulator, bifunctional protein [Streptomyces griseus subsp. griseus NBRC13350]) — translated: MPRPTGRRRGRHDDTPPAGTPSELIPAQAGPAGAGPGTGTGTGTGTGTNTGAVTSGGNGEQGGTGRRRGRPAESAVVPAAEAVPARPALGAVPPQGVPAGAAAPALTPALAPVPAQAPAPSALPALPALPAVASPEAPQQGQQGQQGQQPTGRRRRALAAAQERAAAAEAGPRTPFALGPADADRGAEHETGHEAVRALPEDAHTPPQPHPLPAPLSTNVGAATATGTGSVPLPPEVPVPHDASQGRAISVRTLGQGVPVAAATAPAAAAPAASGRRRKLGNPAEENRPAAAALPPSQPQPTSPPQAQAQTQAQPLPVPAPAGAPMPQPVPAAVGATAAAPAAAPMPVSKLGTPPSPEGRAYAIEAPAEGSAEGPEPLDGPGGAVEVANQPLPQPVDDELPPEPLDNPRRLLVWPAPDVATQQALSDRGYRPVIVHSREEVDAQIAAFPAALFVDPLTGPITRTALQSLRQAAVAAEVPVLLAAGLGQATREAAYGADPAVLLKALAPRDSEQHPSRVLLIEENEDIARALAATLERRGMQVARAAADTEAVALAQDLRPNLVVMDLMQVRRRRAGIIDWLRANGQLNRTPLVVYTSAGVEESELARLASGETVLFLAERSTSTEVQARIVDLLAKIGTN